The Pseudonocardia sp. HH130630-07 DNA window GTCTACCTCGCCGGGCTGGCCGGCGACTTCGACCGCTACCTGGCCACCGGCGAGCCGGAGCCGCTGCGGGACCGGGTCGGGTTCCGGCAGGCCGCGCTCTGGCTCTCCGACGACGAGGTCGACCGGATGCAGGCCCGGCTGGTCGAGGCGCTGGAGCCGTTCCTCGGGCACACCGAGGAACCCGGGCGCACCCGCCGGATCCTGTCCACGGTGCTCATGCCGGACCGGTGAACGGGCTCAGGCGGCGCTGGTGACTCGGTAGACGTCGTAGACGCCCTCGATGTTGCGGACCGCCTGCAGCAGGTGCCCGAGGTGCTTCGGGTCCCCCATCTCGAAGGAGAACCGGGACACCGCGACCCGGTCGCGCGACGTCGTCGTCGACGCGGAGAGGATGTTGACCTTCTCGTCGGCCAGCACCTTCGTCACGTCGGAGAGCAGCCGGTGCCGGTCGAGCGCCTCGACCTGGATCGCGACCAGGAACACCGACTCCGGCGAGACCGACCACGCCACGTCGACCAGGCGTTCCTCGCGGGCGGTCAGGTCGTCGGCATTGGTGCAGTCGGTGCGGTGCACGCTCACCCCGCCGCCGCGCGTGACGAAGCCGAGGATCTCGTCACCGGGGACCGGGGTGCAGCAGCGGGCGAGCTTGACGTAGAGCTCGTCGATCTGCTGGCCGTCGGAGTCCTGGACCACGACCCCGGCGTTGCCGGCGGGCCTGCGGTGCCGGACCGTGGACGGCGTCGCCCGCTCGGCCAGCTCCTCCTCGGCCTCCTCCTCACCGCCGAACCAGGCCACCAGCCGCTGCACGACGTGCTGGGCGCTGGCGTGGTGCTCGCCGACGGCGGCGTAGAGCGCGGAGACGTCGCTGTAGTGCATCTCCCGGGCGAGCGCGGACATCGCCGAGCCGGAGATGAGCCGCTGCAGCGGCATCCCGGTCCGGCGCGCCTCCCGGGTGATCGCCTCCTTGCCCTCCTCGACGGCCTCCTCGCGGCGCTCCTTCGCGAACCACTGCTTGATCTTCGCCTTGGCCCGCGGGGACTTGGCGATGGCGAGCCAGTCCCGGCTGGGACCGGCCTCCTCGGCCTTGGAGGTGAAGATCTCGACGACGTCGCCCGAGGTCAGCTGGCGTTCCAGCGCGACGAGCTTGCCGTTGACCCGGGACCCGATGCACCGGTGACCGACCTCGGTGTGCACCGCGTAGGCCAGGTCGATCGGGGTGGAGCCGGTGGGCAGCGTGACGACGTCGCCCTTCGGGGTGAAGACGAAGATCTCCCGGGCCGCGAGGTCGAACCGCAGCGAGTCGAGGAACTCACCGGGGTCGGCGGCCTCCCGCTGCCAGTCGAGCAGCTGGCGCATCCACGCCATCTCCTCGACCTCGACCTCCTTGCTCTGCCCGTTCTTGATCTCCTTGTAGCGCCAGTGCGCGGCGATCCCGTACTCCGCGGTGCGGTGCATCGCGTGCGTGCGGATCTGCACCTCGAGCGGCTTGCCGTCCGGCCCGATGACGGTGGTGTGCAGCGACTGGTAGACCCCGAACCGGGGCTGGGCGATGTAGTCCTTGAACCGGCCGGGCATCGGCTGCCACAGCGCGTGCACCATGCCGATCGCCGCGTAGCAGTCGCGGACCTCCTCGACCAGTACCCGGACGCCGACCAGGTCGTGGATGTCGTCGAAGTCGCGGCCCTTGACGATCATCTTGCGGTAGATCGAGTAGTAGTGCTTCGGACGCCCCTCGACCTTCGCCGGGATCCGCGCCGAGTCCAGCTGCGAGGTCACCTCGTCGATGACCTGGCGCAGGTAGGTGTCCCGGGACGGCGCCCGGTCGGCGACCAGCCGGACGATCTCCTGGTACTTCTTCGGCTGCAGGATCGCGAAGGAGAGGTCCTCCAGCTCCAGCTTCACCGTGGCCATGCCGAGCCGGTGCGCGAGCGGGGCGAACACCTCCAGGGTCTCGTTCGCCTTCTTGACCTGCTTCTCCGGCCGCAGGAAGCGCATGGTGCGCATGTTGTGCAGCCGGTCGGACAGCTTGATGACCAGCACCCGGGGGTCACGGGCCATCGCGACGACCATCTTGCGGATCGTCTCGGCCTCGGCCGCGGTGCCGAACTCGACCTTGTCGAGCTTGGTGACGCCGTCGACCAGGTGCGCGACCTCGTCCCCGAAGTCGGCGCGCAGCCGCTCCATCGCGTAGTCGGTGTCCTCGACGGTGTCGTGCAGCAGGGCGGCGACCAGCGTCGTGGTGTCCATGCCCAGCTCGGCGAGGATGGTGGCCACGGCGAGCGGATGGGTGATGTAGGGATCGCCGGACTTGCGGGTCTGGCCCTCGTGCTGGGTCTCGGCGACGTCGTAGGCACGCTGCAGGAGCACCAGGTCGGCCTTGGGGTGCAGCGAACGGTGCACCGCGGCCAGCGGTTCCAGGACGGGGGTGACGATCGCGACCCGCTGCGGCGTCATCCGCCGGGCGATGCGGGC harbors:
- a CDS encoding RelA/SpoT family protein; this translates as MTPADDEPPRPSATRRVRARIARRMTPQRVAIVTPVLEPLAAVHRSLHPKADLVLLQRAYDVAETQHEGQTRKSGDPYITHPLAVATILAELGMDTTTLVAALLHDTVEDTDYAMERLRADFGDEVAHLVDGVTKLDKVEFGTAAEAETIRKMVVAMARDPRVLVIKLSDRLHNMRTMRFLRPEKQVKKANETLEVFAPLAHRLGMATVKLELEDLSFAILQPKKYQEIVRLVADRAPSRDTYLRQVIDEVTSQLDSARIPAKVEGRPKHYYSIYRKMIVKGRDFDDIHDLVGVRVLVEEVRDCYAAIGMVHALWQPMPGRFKDYIAQPRFGVYQSLHTTVIGPDGKPLEVQIRTHAMHRTAEYGIAAHWRYKEIKNGQSKEVEVEEMAWMRQLLDWQREAADPGEFLDSLRFDLAAREIFVFTPKGDVVTLPTGSTPIDLAYAVHTEVGHRCIGSRVNGKLVALERQLTSGDVVEIFTSKAEEAGPSRDWLAIAKSPRAKAKIKQWFAKERREEAVEEGKEAITREARRTGMPLQRLISGSAMSALAREMHYSDVSALYAAVGEHHASAQHVVQRLVAWFGGEEEAEEELAERATPSTVRHRRPAGNAGVVVQDSDGQQIDELYVKLARCCTPVPGDEILGFVTRGGGVSVHRTDCTNADDLTAREERLVDVAWSVSPESVFLVAIQVEALDRHRLLSDVTKVLADEKVNILSASTTTSRDRVAVSRFSFEMGDPKHLGHLLQAVRNIEGVYDVYRVTSAA